Proteins co-encoded in one Odontesthes bonariensis isolate fOdoBon6 chromosome 24, fOdoBon6.hap1, whole genome shotgun sequence genomic window:
- the LOC142375345 gene encoding scavenger receptor cysteine-rich domain-containing protein DMBT1-like, giving the protein MISISVGKPHLGFVVMMGLLNLPLFTECVKVRLVGPSRCAGRVEVFHENSWGTVCDDYWSLASASVVCRELNCGTVLEAKKSAFFGEGKEEIVLDDVKCVGHESSILKCPHKPLGVNNCGHSEDAGVICSEHVQIVNGTNRCNGRVQIFNEGQWKRACNSDWGIDEASVLCREISCGTPTFQPVMPNFGQAHGLTGVKTSCVGNESSVSECMLDAFKESCSDAVIICTNSKPIRLINGTNRCSGRVEFYHEGQWGTVCDDKWGLQEAAVACREMNCGNALAVKYKAFFGRGHDQVWLDDVECTGHEKSLAECPHRGFGEHDCDHSEDAGIICSESVRLSNGTDSCSGKVEVVHSGEWVKVCNNNWGLDEAKILCKELNCGPPKKSQEDFTYGDSTLTGYISRCSGNVSSVSQCMLEQHIGTCEGVSVTCTGNPPLRLVNGTDRCSGRVEVLHDGQWGTVCDDEWDMRDAQVVCRAMDCGTAWGVKTAAYFGQGQGDILMDDVNCIGNETSLLHCKRSTMGENNCGHSEDAGVICSANIRLINGTNQCSGRVEVYHGVHWLPVYKVDFGMNEVAVVCREMNCGDPVKVTGSFGNSGELRGLKVRCSSGGSSLTQCTLTDYVRTRNDRIQDASIECSGNVKLVDGSHRCVGRVEIYNKNKWWSVCGESWDMHEAAVVCKQMGCGRAHSISTWSEYGLGSGQTWTERIECSGNEYTLSQCTERSFRDRTCNATSVAGVVCQGSLEVQLANGADECSGRVEVRHGETWQTVCDTDWTQSKAQVACDVLGCGTVLSAPGGAHFGQGNGSVVEASGSCFDNVTSLQKCSAKGFRTVNCGHERDAGVICAAQLRLVSGSGQCSGRVEIFHKSQWGTVCDDDWEIKNADVVCRQLGCGHAVAAPTNAHFGRGSGPIWLDNVDCSGTESALAHCTHAGFGENNCGHGEDASAICLGALQKPQITISPAPEVNWGEKVEITCSVVSEHLGGMFVLKNTQGTYSKEKFSEHEAATFVFPSVDFGQKGSYFCEYYKKLPDQVIYYPQGNTADLSVLVKLEKPSIFLDSPHAMVIYRLDKITVNKDSTFSITCSTYATYSTGVFYLTKSETNHTEVKEATGHTIYRLANFEFSGIDFQHQGEYFCVYAVNISTHLFCSLPSKPLQISVISSSSSSVVGAVVGVLVVLLLVSVIGFLVWRKKWRGTGVMVQFSNRFDGAIQQDLEDRNKGLPDERERRNQIYESRPHRDSTKEGSTNLDSDSPVERVPEDLAGRICYELEPLVDSL; this is encoded by the exons ATGATCTCCATTTCTGTTGGAAAACCACATTTGGGTTTTGTGGTGATGatgg GGCTGCTGAATCTACCGCTGTTTACAG AGTGTGTTAAAGTCAGGCTGGTTGGGCCTTCGCGTTGCGCTGGCAGAGTGGAGGTCTTTCATGAAAACAGTTGGGGAACCGTGTGTGATGATTACTGGAGCCTCGCCAGTGCCAGTGTGGTGTGTCGTGAGTTAAACTGCGGCACTGTCCTTGAGGCCAAAAAAAGTGCCTTCTTTGGAGAAGGCAAAGAGGAAATCGTGTTGGATGATGTGAAGTGTGTAGGGCATGAATCTTCCATCCTCAAGTGCCCACACAAGCCACTGGGTGTAAATAATTGTGGCCATAGTGAAGATGCTGGGGTTATCTGTTCAG AACATGTGCAGATTGTCAACGGAACCAATCGCTGTAATGGTAGAGTGCAAATCTTCAATGAAGGCCAATGGAAACGAGCTTGTAACAGTGACTGGGGCATAGACGAAGCTTCCGTGCTGTGCCGAGAGATTAGCTGTGGCACTCCTACATTTCAACCTGTGATGCCAAATTTTGGACAAGCACATGGTCTGACTGGGGTCAAAACCAGCTGTGTCGGAAATGAGAGCTCTGTCTCAGAGTGCATGCTTGACGCTTTCAAAGAAAGTTGTTCCGATGCTGTCATTATCTGTACAA acagtAAACCAATACGgctgataaatgggacaaatcGATGCTCTGGTCGAGTCGAGTTCTATCATGAAGGACAGTGGGGAACCGTTTGTGATGACAAATGGGGGTTGCAAGAGGCAGCGGTCGCATGCCGAGAGATGAACTGTGGGAACGCTCTTGCAGTGAAGTACAAGGCCTTCTTTGGCAGAGGCCATGATCAGGTTTGGCTGGATGATGTTGAGTGTACTGGTCATGAGAAGTCCCTTGCCGAGTGCCCGCATAGAGGTTTTGGAGAGCACGACTGTGACCACAGCGAAGATGCTGGTATTATATGCTCAG AGTCCGTGAGATTGAGCAATGGGACCGACAGCTGCTCTGGTAAAGTGGAGGTCGTCCACAGTGGCGAATGGGTGAAAGTTTGCAACAACAACTGGGGCCTTGACGAGGCAAAAATTTTGTGTAAAGAACTCAATTGTGGTCCTCCAAAGAAATCCCAGGAAGACTTTACTTATGGTGACTCCACACTGACTGGGTATATAAGCAGATGCTCTGGTAATGTCAGCTCTGTCAGCCAGTGTATGCTTGAACAACATATTGGGACATGTGAAGGTGTCTCAGTTACATGTACAG GTAATCCACCTTTAAGGCTTGTCAATGGCACTGACCGATGCTCCGGCAGAGTGGAGGTTCTGCATGATGGCCAGTGGGGAACAGTGTGTGATGATGAGTGGGATATGAGAGATGCCCAGGTGGTGTGCAGAGCTATGGACTGTGGAACGGCTTGGGGTGTCAAAACTGCAGCCTACTTTGGTCAAGGCCAAGGAGATATCTTGATGGATGACGTCAACTGCATTGGCAATGAGACGTCCCTTTTGCACTGCAAACGTTCCACCATGGGAGAAAATAACTGTGGCCATAGTGAAGATGCTGGCGTGATTTGTTCAG CGAACATTAGACTGATAAACGGGACTAACCAGTGCTCGGGCAGGGTGGAGGTTTACCATGGTGTTCACTGGCTGCCAGTCTACAAAGTTGACTTTGGAATGAACGAAGTTGCAGTGGTGTGCAGGGAGATGAATTGTGGAGATCCTGTCAAGGTAACAGGATCATTTGGTAACAGTGGAGAGCTCCGAGGCTTAAAGGTCAGGTGTAGCAGTGGAGGCAGCTCTCTCACACAGTGCACACTGACAGACTATGTCAGGACCAGAAACGATCGTATTCAAGACGCATCCATCGAATGTTCAG GAAATGTGAAGTTGGTAGATGGATCGCATCGCTGTGTCGGAAGAGTTGAGATTTACAATAAAAATAAGTGGTGGTCTGTTTGCGGTGAATCTTGGGACATGCATGAGGCGGCGGTGGTGTGCAAACAGATGGGCTGTGGGAGAGCTCATTCCATCAGCACGTGGTCTGAGTATGGTCTCGGCTCGGGTCAAACCTGGACTGAACGAATTGAATGCTCTGGAAATGAGTACACACTCTCTCAGTGCACAGAGAGATCATTTCGAGACAGAACCTGCAATGCAACCTCAGTTGCTGGCGTTGTCTGCCAAG GAAGCCTGGAGGTCCAGTTGGCCAACGGTGCAGATGAGTGCTCGGGAAGAGTGGAGGTCCGTCATGGTGAAACATGGCAAACAGTGTGTGACACAGACTGGACCCAAAGTAAAGCTCAGGTGGCGTGTGACGTGCTCGGGTGTGGGACTGTCTTAAGCGCTCCTGGCGGTGCCCATTTCGGCCAAGGCAATGGGTCAGTGGTAGAGGCGAGTGGCTCATGCTTCGACAACGTGACTTCTCTACAGAAATGCTCAGCCAAAGGTTTCAGGACCGTAAACTGCGGGCATGAACGTGATGCTGGTGTAATCTGTGCAG CTCAGCTGCGGCTGGTCAGCGGCTCAGGCCAATGCTCCGGCCGAGTGGAGATCTTCCATAAAAGCCAGTGGGGAACTGTGTGTGATGACGACTGGGAAATTAAGAATGCTGACGTGGTATGCAGACAACTCGGTTGTGGTCATGCTGTCGCTGCCCCTACAAATGCCCATTTCGGTAGAGGCTCTGGTCCAATATGGCTGGATAACGTGGATTGTTCAGGCACAGAGTCTGCTCTCGCACACTGTACACATGCAGGTTTCGGAGAAAATAACTGCGGGCACGGTGAAGATGCTAGCGCCATCTGTTTAG GTGCTCTCCAGAAGCCGCAAATTACCATAAGTCCTGCTCCCGAGGTAAACTGGGGTGAGAAAGTTGAAATCACCTGCTCTGTGGTATCAGAACATTTGGGCGGGATGTTTGTCCTGAAAAACACCCAAGGGACATATTCAAAGGAGAAATTCTCTGAGCACGAAGCTGCAACCTTTGTCTTCCCTTCAGTGGACTTTGGCCAAAAGGGGTCATACTTCTGTGAATATTACAAGAAACTGCCAGATCAAGTAATCTATTATCCCCAAGGAAACACTGCTGATCTGTCTGTCttag TGAAATTAGAGAAGCCCAGCATCTTCCTGGATTCCCCTCATGCTATGGTGATCTACCGTCTTGACAAAATAACAGTCAACAAAGACAGCACCTTCTCCATCACTTGCTCCACTTACGCCACTTATTCGACTGGCGTCTTCTATCTGACAAAGTCTGAGACAAACCACACAGAAGTGAAAGAGGCAACTGGTCACACCATCTACCGCCTGGCAAACTTTGAATTCTCTGGAATAGATTTTCAACACCAAGGGGAGTACTTCTGTGTCTACGCTGTTAACATCTCCACACATCTCTTCTGCTCCCTTCCTTCGAAGCCACTCCAGATCTCAGTAATCT CAAGCTCATCATCTTCTGTTGTGGGAGCTGTCGTGGGTGTACTCGTGGTGTTGCTTCTTGTGTCTGTGATTGGTTTCCTGGTCTGGAGAAAGAAATGGCGAGGCACCG GTGTCATGGTTCAGTTTAGCAACAGGTTTGACGGAGCAATACAACAAGATCTGGAGGACAGAAACAAAGGGTTACCCGATGAAAG GGAACGCAGAAACCAGATCTATGAGAGCAGACCACACCGGGACAGCACGAAAGAGGGGAGCACCAATCTTGATTCAGACAGCCCTGTTGAGAGAGTTCCTGAAGACCTGGCAGGCAGAATTTGTTATGAGCTCGAACCTCTGGTTGATTCTTTATAA